A genomic segment from Streptomyces sp. NBC_00654 encodes:
- a CDS encoding SRPBCC domain-containing protein yields the protein MEHEVFVPVMAPSLRRTLGDPARVARCVPGLQQDAEETAGPLAGRLKIRVGGHTITYRGMLRLSGPDGDCIAVTGEGTEARGTGAVTLELTIGLMETDGGTTLVFTGTASGDGRLKELDPAAALAAAHRLLDRFTQQLVTETLASHEKEAKPAATESGAEAEPSPGPAEDAERPAAGAGQSAAGAERPGAEDDEDLRAEALHDDVDDADHPDADHSDSDADSDDSADSDDAGGGPPADGKGSVFDAPVPPPSLDPVAEVEFTVPDEPPAEAAHARRTMIGRSAEEVDHAPPRGRYAPVPSPDANGAGTALRWVAPAAALAIASAVVLGRALRRRR from the coding sequence ATGGAGCATGAGGTGTTCGTTCCGGTGATGGCCCCGTCCCTTCGGCGGACGCTGGGCGATCCCGCCCGCGTCGCCCGCTGCGTACCCGGCCTCCAGCAGGACGCCGAGGAGACGGCCGGGCCGCTGGCCGGCCGTCTGAAGATCCGGGTCGGCGGCCACACGATCACGTACCGGGGCATGCTGCGGCTGTCCGGCCCGGACGGGGACTGTATCGCGGTGACCGGGGAGGGGACGGAGGCCCGGGGCACCGGTGCGGTCACGCTGGAGCTGACCATCGGCCTCATGGAGACCGACGGCGGTACGACCCTCGTCTTCACGGGGACCGCGAGCGGTGACGGCCGGCTGAAGGAGCTGGACCCGGCGGCGGCCCTCGCGGCGGCCCACCGGCTGCTGGACCGCTTTACGCAGCAGCTGGTGACGGAGACGCTGGCCTCCCACGAGAAGGAAGCGAAGCCGGCCGCGACGGAGTCGGGCGCGGAGGCGGAGCCGTCCCCCGGGCCCGCGGAGGACGCGGAACGGCCCGCGGCGGGCGCCGGACAGTCCGCTGCGGGCGCGGAGCGGCCCGGCGCGGAGGACGACGAGGATCTGCGCGCCGAGGCCCTGCACGACGACGTCGATGACGCCGACCACCCCGACGCCGACCACTCCGACTCCGACGCCGACTCCGACGACTCCGCTGACTCCGATGACGCCGGGGGCGGGCCCCCGGCCGACGGCAAGGGGTCCGTGTTCGACGCGCCCGTGCCGCCGCCCTCGCTCGACCCCGTAGCCGAAGTGGAGTTCACCGTGCCCGACGAGCCCCCGGCCGAGGCCGCGCACGCCCGGCGCACCATGATCGGACGCAGCGCCGAGGAGGTCGACCACGCGCCGCCGCGCGGCCGGTACGCCCCGGTGCCCTCGCCCGACGCGAACGGTGCGGGGACCGCCCTGCGCTGGGTCGCCCCGGCGGCGGCCCTCGCGATCGCCTCCGCCGTCGTCCTGGGCCGGGCGCTGCGTCGCCGGAGGTAG
- a CDS encoding polyamine aminopropyltransferase has translation MIDQQVPLRGAAARLPVRPRTGRYLVLATVFVCAACGLVYELELVALASYLIGDSVTQASVVLSVMVFAMGIGSLLAKRLRCRAAVGFGLIEAALALIGGSSALVLYASFAWLGESRYALVGFTLAIGMLIGAEIPLLMTLIQRVDRQDAGGAVADLFAADYVGALVGGLAFPFLLLPALGQLTGALFTGAVNAAAGGALVLWLFRRDLSSRSRWLLVLANLAVIGLLAGATLLVDDFERAARRAVYGDQVRVAVRTGVQEVVLTGTGRDSLGLYLDGRLRASARDEYRYHEALVHPAMNGRHERVLILGGGDGLAAREVLRYRDVREVTVVELDPAVTRLARTDPALRGLNGHAYRDPRLTAVGGDAFNWLRAGSERYDVVISDLPDPGITASTKLYSAEFYGLVGEALAPGGRLVVHAGSPGSRGRTYWTVEASVRAGGLAARPYRVTGRLSGIAAGPDRYDGEGPAPRDWGFVLASPGAVPPLGLAAGAPGLRSLGERELREAGRSAEHVRVKGQAPSTLIHPRYREET, from the coding sequence ATGATCGACCAGCAGGTGCCGCTGCGGGGGGCCGCCGCGCGGCTTCCCGTACGGCCCAGGACCGGCCGGTATCTCGTGCTGGCCACAGTCTTCGTCTGTGCCGCCTGCGGTCTGGTGTACGAACTCGAACTGGTCGCGCTCGCCTCGTACTTGATCGGAGACTCGGTCACCCAGGCGTCCGTCGTGCTGTCCGTGATGGTGTTCGCGATGGGGATCGGATCGCTTCTCGCGAAACGTTTGCGCTGCCGGGCCGCTGTGGGTTTCGGGCTCATCGAGGCCGCCCTCGCGCTGATCGGCGGCTCCTCCGCGCTCGTGCTGTACGCCTCGTTCGCCTGGCTCGGTGAATCGCGTTACGCGCTGGTCGGGTTCACGCTGGCCATCGGGATGCTGATCGGTGCCGAGATCCCCCTGCTGATGACGCTGATCCAGCGGGTGGACCGGCAGGACGCGGGCGGGGCCGTCGCGGATCTCTTCGCGGCCGACTACGTCGGAGCGCTGGTGGGCGGACTGGCGTTCCCCTTTCTGCTGCTGCCGGCGCTGGGGCAGCTGACCGGCGCGCTGTTCACCGGTGCGGTCAACGCGGCGGCGGGCGGGGCGCTGGTGCTGTGGCTGTTCCGGCGGGACCTCAGCTCCCGGTCCCGGTGGCTGCTCGTCCTCGCCAACCTCGCGGTGATCGGGCTGCTCGCGGGCGCCACTCTGCTGGTCGACGACTTCGAGCGGGCGGCGCGGCGGGCCGTCTACGGGGATCAGGTGCGGGTCGCCGTGCGGACCGGGGTGCAGGAGGTCGTGCTCACCGGGACCGGCCGCGACTCCCTCGGCCTGTATCTGGACGGGCGCCTGCGGGCCAGCGCCCGCGACGAGTACCGCTACCACGAGGCGCTGGTGCACCCGGCGATGAACGGGCGGCACGAGCGGGTCCTGATCCTGGGCGGCGGCGACGGGCTCGCCGCCCGCGAGGTGCTGCGCTACCGGGACGTCCGGGAGGTCACGGTCGTCGAGCTGGACCCGGCCGTCACCCGGTTGGCCCGTACGGACCCCGCGCTCCGCGGCCTCAACGGACACGCCTACCGAGACCCGCGCCTCACCGCCGTCGGCGGGGACGCGTTCAACTGGCTGAGGGCGGGCAGCGAACGCTACGACGTGGTGATCTCCGACCTCCCGGACCCGGGCATCACGGCGAGCACGAAGCTCTACTCCGCGGAGTTCTACGGACTGGTCGGCGAGGCCCTCGCGCCGGGCGGGCGGCTGGTGGTGCACGCGGGGTCGCCGGGCAGCCGGGGGCGGACGTACTGGACGGTGGAGGCCTCGGTCCGGGCGGGCGGCCTCGCGGCCCGGCCGTACCGCGTCACCGGCAGGCTCTCCGGTATCGCCGCGGGCCCGGACCGCTACGACGGAGAGGGGCCCGCCCCGCGGGACTGGGGCTTCGTGCTGGCCTCCCCGGGCGCGGTGCCACCGCTGGGGCTGGCCGCCGGGGCGCCGGGGCTGCGGTCGCTGGGGGAGCGCGAGCTGCGGGAGGCGGGGCGGTCGGCGGAGCACGTACGGGTGAAGGGGCAGGCACCGTCGACCCTGATCCATCCGCGGTACCGGGAGGAGACGTGA
- a CDS encoding aldose 1-epimerase, whose translation MSRAAKNVRLSVGDAELTVDPVHGCRISSLRIGGTELLRQGERYGCFPMVPWCGRTGDGEFRNGDAVHRLPLNAPPHAIHGTGRDAAWHTAREDGAEAAFYYDLAEPWPYQGRVTQSFELAEDSLTLRLSVETYGDSFPAQAGWHPWFRRDLEGQDVRLSFDAAWQEERGENHLPTGRRIDPLPGPWDDCFGMPDGVDVKLTWPERLELTVRSRDEWVVIYDEQDETVCVEPQSGPPNGLNTTPRLVTPIDPLEIATTWSWVRL comes from the coding sequence GTGAGCAGAGCTGCGAAGAACGTCCGGCTGTCCGTCGGTGACGCCGAGTTGACCGTTGACCCCGTCCATGGCTGCCGGATCAGCAGCCTGCGGATCGGTGGCACCGAACTGCTGCGCCAGGGGGAGCGGTACGGCTGCTTCCCGATGGTGCCGTGGTGCGGACGTACCGGGGACGGGGAGTTCCGCAACGGTGACGCGGTCCACCGGCTGCCGCTGAACGCCCCGCCGCACGCCATCCACGGCACCGGCCGCGACGCGGCCTGGCACACCGCCCGGGAGGACGGGGCGGAGGCGGCCTTCTACTACGACCTCGCCGAGCCGTGGCCGTACCAGGGCCGGGTGACGCAGAGCTTCGAGCTGGCCGAGGACTCCCTCACGCTGCGCCTGTCCGTCGAGACCTACGGGGACTCCTTCCCGGCGCAGGCCGGCTGGCACCCCTGGTTCCGCCGCGACCTGGAGGGCCAGGACGTCCGGCTCTCCTTCGACGCCGCCTGGCAGGAGGAGCGCGGCGAGAACCATCTGCCGACCGGCCGCCGGATCGATCCCCTGCCCGGACCGTGGGACGACTGCTTCGGGATGCCCGACGGTGTCGATGTGAAGCTCACCTGGCCGGAGCGGCTCGAACTGACCGTGCGGAGCCGGGACGAGTGGGTGGTGATCTACGACGAGCAGGACGAGACGGTGTGCGTGGAGCCGCAGTCGGGTCCGCCGAACGGTCTGAACACCACCCCGCGCCTGGTCACCCCGATCGACCCGCTGGAGATCGCGACAACGTGGAGCTGGGTGCGGCTCTGA
- a CDS encoding DUF2617 family protein, whose protein sequence is MLTTLQTAYSDTRAADLAWALGREPLPALAVLDLQLADAKLQLRLLGASHQVLLEEDRGSCSETVACIPGSSTPLPLGVAKRLGDWEYEFAARVETLSEGSFAVRAQELLALVADHPHGLAGTFPGSPHAFTAMLAQRSEGQVRWRTWHAYPQEGQLVVTRTRVGVRMPVPAL, encoded by the coding sequence ATGCTCACGACCCTCCAGACGGCCTATTCCGATACCCGAGCTGCCGACCTGGCTTGGGCGCTGGGACGGGAGCCGCTGCCCGCCCTCGCCGTCCTCGATCTCCAGCTCGCCGACGCCAAGCTCCAGTTGAGGCTCCTCGGCGCCTCCCATCAGGTCCTCCTGGAGGAGGACCGAGGCTCCTGTTCGGAGACCGTTGCCTGTATTCCGGGCAGCAGTACGCCCCTTCCCCTCGGCGTCGCCAAGCGGCTCGGGGACTGGGAGTACGAATTCGCGGCGCGCGTCGAGACGCTCTCGGAGGGTTCGTTCGCCGTGCGCGCCCAGGAGCTCCTCGCGCTGGTCGCCGACCATCCGCACGGTCTCGCCGGGACGTTCCCCGGCAGCCCGCACGCCTTCACCGCCATGCTGGCGCAGCGGTCCGAGGGGCAGGTGCGGTGGCGTACCTGGCACGCGTACCCGCAGGAAGGGCAGTTGGTGGTGACCCGCACCCGGGTGGGCGTGCGGATGCCGGTGCCGGCCCTCTGA
- the pyrE gene encoding orotate phosphoribosyltransferase, whose translation MTDVRAELLQQIKDKAVVHGKVTLSSGLEADWYIDLRRITLDGTAAPMAGQVMLDATADLDYDCVGGLTLGADPVATSMLHASAARGRSLDAFVVRKAQKAHGMQRRIEGTDVKGRRCLVVEDTSTTGGSPLTAVEAVREAGGEVVGVAVIVERGAAQAIAEAGLPYVQVYSVADLDLG comes from the coding sequence ATGACTGACGTACGCGCTGAGCTGCTCCAGCAGATCAAGGACAAGGCCGTGGTGCACGGCAAGGTGACCCTCTCCTCGGGGCTGGAAGCCGACTGGTACATCGACCTGCGCCGGATCACGCTGGACGGCACGGCCGCGCCGATGGCCGGGCAGGTCATGCTCGACGCCACCGCCGACCTGGACTACGACTGCGTCGGCGGCCTGACGCTGGGCGCCGACCCGGTGGCCACGTCGATGCTGCACGCCTCCGCGGCGCGCGGCAGGAGCCTGGACGCGTTCGTCGTCCGCAAGGCGCAGAAGGCCCACGGCATGCAGCGCCGGATCGAGGGCACCGATGTGAAGGGCCGCCGCTGCCTCGTCGTCGAGGACACCTCGACCACCGGTGGCTCGCCGCTGACGGCCGTCGAGGCGGTGCGCGAGGCCGGCGGTGAGGTCGTCGGTGTCGCCGTGATCGTGGAGCGGGGTGCCGCCCAGGCCATCGCCGAGGCCGGCCTGCCCTATGTCCAGGTCTACTCGGTGGCCGACCTCGATCTGGGCTGA